DNA sequence from the Antarctobacter heliothermus genome:
AAATTGCCGAACGGTCGAAGAACTCGGTGATCTGCGGCCTTGCCCGTGCGCAATTGCCCGACATCGATCGCTGCTGGGAGGCGGTGAAAAAAGCGGCCAAGCCGCGCATCCACACCTTTATCGGCACCTCGCCCCTGCACCGCGCCATCCCCAACCTGACGATGGACGAAATGGCCGACCGCATCGAACAGACCGTCAGCCACGCCCGCAATTTGTGCGACAACGTGCAGTGGTCTCCGATGGACGCCACGCGGACCGAATGGGACTACCTTTGCCGGACCGTTGAAATTGCCATCAAGGCAGGCGCGACCACCATCAATATCCCCGACACCGTGGGCTATACCGCACCCGTGGAAAGCGCCGATCTGATCAAGCGCCTGATCGAAACCGTGCCGGGCGCAGATGAAGTGATCTTTGCCACCCACTGCCACAACGACCTTGGCATGGCGACGGCGAACGCACTGGCCGCCGTGGCTGGTGGTGCGCGTCAGATCGAATGCACCATCAACGGGCTGGGTGAACGCGCGGGCAACACCGCGCTTGAAGAGGTGGTTATGGCGCTGAAGGTGCGCGGGGACATCATGCCCTTCTACACTGGCATCGACACCAAAAAGCTGATGCACATCTCGCGCCGCGTCTCGACCGTGTCCGGCTTTCCGGTGCAGTTCAACAAAGCCATCGTCGGCAAGAACGCCTTTGCACATGAAAGCGGCATCCATCAGGACGGCATGCTGAAAAACGCCGAAACCTTTGAGATTATGCGCCCCGAGGATGTGGGTCTGGCAGGCACCTCACTTCCGCTTGGCAAACATTCGGGCCGCGCCGCCTTGCGCGCCAAGCTCAAAGAGCTTGGAACCGAAGTGGGCGATAACCAGCTCAAGGACATCTTTGTGCGGTTCAAGGATCTGGCCGACCGCAAAAAAGAGGTGTTCGACGATGACATCCTTGCGCTTGTCTCCGCCACAACGGATGGCCCCGAGGCGCTGCAACTTGTCAATCTGCGCGTCATCTGCGGCACCGGCGGTCCCGCCGAGGCGCAGATAGAGATGGAGATTGAGGGCAAGGACCTGTCAGCCACCTGTGAGGGCGACGGCCCGGTAGATGCCTCTTTCAAGGCGGTACGCGAGGTGTTTCCGAACAAGGCAGCTTTGCAACTCTACCAAGTGCACGCCGTGACAGAGGGCACCGACGCGCAGGCAACAGTTTCCGTGCGGCTGGAAGAGGACGGCATGATCGCCACCGGCCAATCGGCGGACACCGATACGGTTGTGGCTTCGGTTCGGGCGTATATTCAGGCGCTCAACCGGCTGATCGTGCGCCGCAACCGTGTCGGCCCGGGTGTCGACACGCGTGAAATCAGCTACAAGGACGTGTGATTGCAGCGCAGGCCGTCGGGGACACCCCGGCGGCCTGCTCGCCTCAGCTTTTCTTGACGAACTTCGTCAGAATCACGATCCGCTGACCTTCGACCCGGCCAGAGATGTGTTCGGCATTGTCAGCCTCCAGGCTGATCTTGCGCACCGCCGTGCCTTGCTTGGCGGTAAAGCCCGCGCCTTTGACTGGCAGAGCTTTGATCAGGGTCACGGTGTCGCCGTTCTGCAAGACGGTGCCGTTGCTGTCGCGGTGCACGATCTCATCGCCTGAGGGCACGCCCGCCTCCGCCCATTCCAGAACCTCTGGTTCCAGATAGGCGATGTCCAGCAGGTCATTGGCCCATGCCGCGTCCAGACGTTTCAACAGCCGGTACGCCAAAACCTGTTCGGCGGGTTCCGTGCTCCAGATCGCCTCATTCAGACATTGCCAATGCGGGCCGTCCTGCGGCCCTTGTTCAACGCCTGCGGAGCAGGTCGCACACAGGGCGACCTCAACATCCTTAGGGGAAACGGCAACAGGCACGGCATCCTCTGCTTTGCACAAAACGCATTGGGTCATGGCCGGGTCTCCTTGTTTGACCCGGCCTGTCAGATCGTGTGGAAGCCGCGCTGTCCATGCGTCGAAATGCGCGTCACTCGCCCAGCGCGATTCCCTCACGCCGGGGATCCGCACCACCTTGCAACCCGTCCGGCCCAACGGCGATGGCGTGCAACCCAGAGGTCAGATCCCGAACGCTGACCTCAAATCCCAGCGCCTCCAACGGGGCCTGAAGGGCCGCCATGTCGGTGCCTTCTTCCAGATCGAAGGTGCCAAACCGGTTCAGCCCGTGCGGCGTTGCCACTGCTTGCTGCACGTCCATACCCCAATCGATATAGGCAAGGATCGCCTGTGCCACATACCCGATGATGCGCGACCCTCCCGGCGATCCGATCACCAGAACCGGCGCGCCGTCCTTGCGGACAATTGTCGGTGCCATCGACGACCGGGGACGTTTGCCCGGTGCCACCGCATTGGCAATCGGCACCCCGTCGGCATGTGATCGGAAAGAGAAATCCGTCAGCTCATTGTTCAACAGGAAACCGTTGGTCATGAGCCGAGAGCCAAAGCCGTTCTCAATGGTCGTCGTCATCGAGAGCGCGTTGCCATATTGATCCACGATCGAGATATGCGAGGTCGACGGCAGTTCGATGCTTTCGTCATCGGCCCACAGCATCGCGTGATCCCACGCGGGCATCCCCGGCGCCACCTCTGGCAAGGCATCGTCACCCGCCAGCAGCTTGGCCCGTTCAGCCAGATAGGCCGGATCAACCAGCCCTTTGGTCGGCATCGGGACAAAATCGCTGTCAGCCATGTAACGACCCCGGTCCGCAAAGGCGAGGCGCGAGGCATCGCCGATCTTCCGCCATGTATCGACATCGCCCGGATCGCCGGGTGCAGAGGCATCCAGCAGCCCAAGGATCTGACCGACCGTCAGCGCACCAGACGATGGTGGGCCCATGCCGCAAACCTCATGCCCCCGAAACGGGGCGCAGACGGCGGGGCGTTCCTTGACCTCATAGGCCGCCAGATCGCGTAGCGTCATGACGCCGGGATTGGCTGAGAACCCCTGCACCGTGTCCACGATGTCCTGCGCGATGGGACCTTCGTAGATCGCCGTCGCGCCATCCGCCGCCATCGCCCGCATGACCGCCGCATAGGCAGGGTTGGTCAGCATCGACCCTTCGGCAATCGGTGCGCCGCCGGGGTAAAAGTAATCCTTTGTTGGCCCGTGCTGGCCTAGCCTGTCAGCATCCCCTGCCACTAGCCCGGCAAGGCGCGGCGACACAGCAAAACCACCTTCGGCCAATCGCGTGGCTGGATCGAACAGGTCCGCCCAGTCGGCCTTGCCCCACTTTTCATGCGCGGCCTGCATCAATGCGGGTGTGCCCGGCACACCGACAGAACGCCCCCCCACAACCGCATCCCAGAACTGAAGCGGACTGCCCTCGGCGTCCTGAAACAGCCGGGGTGTTGCGGCCAGCGGCGCGGTTTCGCGACCGTCGAGCGTTGTGATCTCTCCCGTTGCCCCGTCGTGCCAGACAAGGAAGGCCCCTCCGCCCATGCCCGAGCTTTGCGGCTCGACCAGACCCAGCACGGTCTGCACGGCAATCATGGCGTCCGCCGCCGTGCCCCCCGCCCGCAGCACCTCGGCCCCGGCTTCAACGGCATGGGGATTCGCGGCGGCGACCATCCATGTATCGGCCATCACAGGCTTGCCGGCTACTTTGGCCGCCAAAGCCTCCCCGACCGGGGCAGACATCGCGGCAAACCCGCTGTCTGCCACCGCCTGTTCAGGATCGACAGCGTCGGCCGCCTGTTGTGCCAGACCCGCAGACCCCAACAGACCCGCGACGGCAAAAGACATGATGAAACGCATGGTGCGAACCCCTCCCTTGATAAGCAAAATACACCCGCAGCTTTGCATCTTTGCCGCGAATCTCAAGCGCGGGTTTCCGCCGATAGGTGTTCCGACACAAAACAACCGGAAGAAAGTCAGCCTTTGCAACGGACTTGGCGCTATACTGCGGTGCAGAAACCGATGCCCACACCTGTCAGACAACCCGAGTATTGCCGTGCCCCTCGACCTGACGTTCTTTCCGCGCTGGAACCTCGTGCATGCCGATTATTTCGGCTGCACAACAGTCGGGGACATCGTACGCAGCTATTCCGACATGCTCTCACACCCCCAGTCAGATTGCCTGCGATATGCCATCAACGACATGCGAAGCCTGACAAATCTGAACGTGTTCTATGAGGGTATGTCCTTTTTGGCCCGGACCATTTCAGCTGATGCCGCCCTGCGGGCCGCCCCATGGGAAATCGCCTTTGTCGCGCCTCAACGGGACATGACACCCATCTTGACGGACTATTGCGCGCAGGTGTCACGCGCGGGCACCGCACGATGTGCGCGGTTTGCGGATATTCCTGCGGCGATCGATTGGCTTGGTCTTCCGCGCGGCGTTATGGACCTGAGCGTGGCCAACGGTCGACGCATTGAGGATGCCCGCGCATCGGCCACGGCCCCTACAGCATCGCGGGCACAACCTGATCCGGCGGACGGTGACCATCGTCAAAAGTCTTGATGTTGATGATCACCTTTTCGCCCATCTCGACGCGGCCTTCCTGCGTGGCCGATCCCATGTGCGGCAGCATCACCACGTTGGGCATATCACGCAGTTCGGGATTGCCCGCCAGCCCCTGTTCGTAGACATCCAACCCTGCGCCCGCCAATTGCCCGGCCTTGAGCATCCGCGTCAGCGCGTTTTCGTCGATCACCTCTCCGCGTGAGGTATTCACGATCACGGCGCTGGGTTTCATCAGTTGCAATCGGCGCGCGTTCAGCAGGTGATAGGTGCTGGGCGTTGACGGGCAATTGACGCTGATCACGTCCATCCGCGCGACCATCTGGTCAAGGCTCTCCCAATAGGTTGCCTCCAGCGCGTCTTCAATCTCGGGGCGCAGGCGATGGCGATTGTGGTAATGCACCTGCATGCCAAAGGCGGCGGCGCGGCGCGCCACGGCCTGACCGATGCGACCCATGCCAAGGATACCCAGACGACGACCACCCAGACGCCCACCCAGCAGTGCGGTGGGCGCCCAGCCTTGCCAGCTGCCCTCCTGCATCACCTTCATGCCCTCCTGAATGCGGCGGGTCACCCCCAGCATCAGGGCCAGAACCATGTCGGCGGTGT
Encoded proteins:
- a CDS encoding 2-isopropylmalate synthase, producing MTEQNKDKVVIFDTTLRDGEQSPGATMTHAEKIEIAELLDDMGVDIIEAGFPIASEGDFRAVSEIAERSKNSVICGLARAQLPDIDRCWEAVKKAAKPRIHTFIGTSPLHRAIPNLTMDEMADRIEQTVSHARNLCDNVQWSPMDATRTEWDYLCRTVEIAIKAGATTINIPDTVGYTAPVESADLIKRLIETVPGADEVIFATHCHNDLGMATANALAAVAGGARQIECTINGLGERAGNTALEEVVMALKVRGDIMPFYTGIDTKKLMHISRRVSTVSGFPVQFNKAIVGKNAFAHESGIHQDGMLKNAETFEIMRPEDVGLAGTSLPLGKHSGRAALRAKLKELGTEVGDNQLKDIFVRFKDLADRKKEVFDDDILALVSATTDGPEALQLVNLRVICGTGGPAEAQIEMEIEGKDLSATCEGDGPVDASFKAVREVFPNKAALQLYQVHAVTEGTDAQATVSVRLEEDGMIATGQSADTDTVVASVRAYIQALNRLIVRRNRVGPGVDTREISYKDV
- a CDS encoding alkylphosphonate utilization protein: MTQCVLCKAEDAVPVAVSPKDVEVALCATCSAGVEQGPQDGPHWQCLNEAIWSTEPAEQVLAYRLLKRLDAAWANDLLDIAYLEPEVLEWAEAGVPSGDEIVHRDSNGTVLQNGDTVTLIKALPVKGAGFTAKQGTAVRKISLEADNAEHISGRVEGQRIVILTKFVKKS
- the ggt gene encoding gamma-glutamyltransferase, producing MRFIMSFAVAGLLGSAGLAQQAADAVDPEQAVADSGFAAMSAPVGEALAAKVAGKPVMADTWMVAAANPHAVEAGAEVLRAGGTAADAMIAVQTVLGLVEPQSSGMGGGAFLVWHDGATGEITTLDGRETAPLAATPRLFQDAEGSPLQFWDAVVGGRSVGVPGTPALMQAAHEKWGKADWADLFDPATRLAEGGFAVSPRLAGLVAGDADRLGQHGPTKDYFYPGGAPIAEGSMLTNPAYAAVMRAMAADGATAIYEGPIAQDIVDTVQGFSANPGVMTLRDLAAYEVKERPAVCAPFRGHEVCGMGPPSSGALTVGQILGLLDASAPGDPGDVDTWRKIGDASRLAFADRGRYMADSDFVPMPTKGLVDPAYLAERAKLLAGDDALPEVAPGMPAWDHAMLWADDESIELPSTSHISIVDQYGNALSMTTTIENGFGSRLMTNGFLLNNELTDFSFRSHADGVPIANAVAPGKRPRSSMAPTIVRKDGAPVLVIGSPGGSRIIGYVAQAILAYIDWGMDVQQAVATPHGLNRFGTFDLEEGTDMAALQAPLEALGFEVSVRDLTSGLHAIAVGPDGLQGGADPRREGIALGE
- a CDS encoding 2-hydroxyacid dehydrogenase; the protein is MPSKRLSVVVTRRLPEVVETRLTELFDAKLREDDRPMTRGELVDAMQEADVLVSTVTDRIDAGLIGQAGEKLKLIANFGAGFDHIDVATARSRGILVSNTPGVVTEDTADMVLALMLGVTRRIQEGMKVMQEGSWQGWAPTALLGGRLGGRRLGILGMGRIGQAVARRAAAFGMQVHYHNRHRLRPEIEDALEATYWESLDQMVARMDVISVNCPSTPSTYHLLNARRLQLMKPSAVIVNTSRGEVIDENALTRMLKAGQLAGAGLDVYEQGLAGNPELRDMPNVVMLPHMGSATQEGRVEMGEKVIINIKTFDDGHRPPDQVVPAML